One Acidobacteriota bacterium DNA window includes the following coding sequences:
- the nfi gene encoding deoxyribonuclease V, translating into MSYPLTSWDLTPKEAIEAQKEWRSLVRIEPLTQDVNTIAGADISFNRFSDVIYSGIVVLSLPDLRIIEYASVRSTAKFPYVPGLLSFREAPSFLECWEKLNTKPDVLMLDGQGIAHPRRFGIACHVGLILNLPTIGCAKSILVGKYGELATEAGSSTPLIDKGEVVGVALRTKRKVAPVYISAGHLMDLNSAIDLTLRTVTKYRQPEPTRQAHLLVNQLRREDSGE; encoded by the coding sequence ATGTCCTACCCGCTGACCAGTTGGGATTTGACGCCGAAAGAGGCGATTGAAGCACAAAAAGAATGGCGTTCGCTGGTTCGCATTGAACCTTTGACGCAAGACGTTAATACCATTGCCGGAGCAGACATTTCCTTCAATAGATTTTCGGATGTGATCTACTCCGGCATTGTTGTGCTCAGCCTGCCGGATTTGCGCATCATTGAATACGCCAGTGTCCGCAGCACTGCAAAATTTCCTTACGTGCCGGGATTGCTCAGTTTCCGCGAAGCGCCTTCGTTTTTGGAATGCTGGGAAAAACTGAACACCAAACCGGATGTGTTGATGTTGGATGGGCAGGGAATTGCGCATCCGCGCAGATTTGGCATCGCCTGTCACGTCGGGCTGATTTTGAACTTGCCGACGATTGGTTGCGCGAAAAGCATTCTGGTCGGTAAATATGGCGAACTTGCGACGGAAGCAGGAAGCAGTACTCCGCTGATTGATAAAGGGGAAGTCGTTGGGGTTGCGCTAAGAACGAAAAGGAAAGTCGCGCCGGTATATATTTCCGCCGGGCATTTGATGGATTTGAATTCGGCGATTGATCTGACGTTGCGAACCGTTACGAAATACCGCCAGCCCGAACCGACTCGGCAGGCGCATCTGTTGGTGAACCAGTTGAGACGTGAAGATAGCGGAGAATGA
- a CDS encoding peptidylprolyl isomerase, with protein MATVKSGDAVKVHYTGKFDDGQVFDSSEGGDPLGFTVGAGQVIPGFDAALLGMQIGETKNVVIPADQAYGPRVEEYVQTINRDQFNLGDVEPELGMAIEMQTPQGSIPLVITELTDSTVTLDANHPLAGEELHFNLTLVEIAA; from the coding sequence ATGGCTACAGTGAAAAGCGGTGACGCAGTGAAGGTGCATTACACGGGGAAATTCGATGACGGACAAGTTTTCGATTCTTCGGAAGGGGGCGACCCGCTCGGATTCACGGTCGGCGCTGGCCAGGTGATTCCGGGGTTTGATGCTGCGCTGCTGGGAATGCAAATTGGTGAAACCAAAAACGTCGTTATTCCTGCCGATCAGGCGTACGGTCCGCGCGTGGAAGAGTACGTACAAACCATCAACCGCGATCAATTCAATTTGGGCGATGTGGAACCGGAACTCGGCATGGCAATTGAAATGCAAACTCCGCAAGGGAGCATTCCGCTGGTGATTACTGAACTGACCGACAGCACGGTGACGCTGGATGCAAACCATCCTTTGGCGGGCGAAGAACTGCACTTCAATCTGACGCTGGTTGAAATTGCCGCCTAG
- a CDS encoding alcohol dehydrogenase catalytic domain-containing protein, with product MKALRFENGELGVAEIAMPRRKNEALVRVLLAGICNTDLEVVRGYAGFQGTLGHEFVGVVEASPMASQVGRRVVGEINVGCGQCDLCQAGDPRHCLNRTALGIHNRDGAFAEFLSLPPQNLLTVPDLVADRQAVFTEPLAAACEMLDQVSITSAHRVAVLGDGKLGQLIVRVLATTGCELVLIGKHADKLELAAKIGIKTVELSALETHSARQFDFVVEASGSASGLQTAIDLVKARGTVLLKSTFHGGAVPVNTARIVVDEISLVGSRCGRFEAALNLLETGKVDVEPLIADVYKLENAVAAMSEAARPGKLKVLLTTDYS from the coding sequence GTGAAGGCATTACGTTTTGAAAATGGCGAGCTTGGAGTGGCTGAGATTGCAATGCCTCGCCGCAAAAATGAAGCTCTGGTGCGGGTGCTGCTGGCCGGAATTTGCAATACTGACCTGGAAGTCGTTCGCGGATATGCCGGGTTTCAAGGCACACTCGGCCACGAGTTTGTCGGCGTGGTCGAGGCTTCGCCGATGGCCTCGCAAGTTGGTCGCCGCGTCGTCGGAGAAATCAACGTCGGATGTGGTCAATGCGATCTTTGCCAAGCGGGCGATCCACGCCACTGCCTGAACCGAACAGCTCTCGGCATTCACAACCGGGATGGAGCGTTTGCGGAATTTCTAAGCTTGCCACCGCAAAACCTGTTGACAGTTCCGGATTTGGTCGCCGACCGGCAAGCCGTTTTCACGGAACCGCTGGCCGCCGCTTGCGAAATGCTGGATCAGGTTTCGATTACTTCGGCGCATCGCGTGGCAGTTCTTGGTGACGGTAAACTGGGGCAACTGATCGTTCGGGTTTTGGCAACGACCGGCTGCGAACTGGTTTTGATCGGCAAACATGCGGACAAGCTGGAACTTGCAGCAAAAATTGGAATCAAAACGGTTGAGTTAAGCGCATTGGAAACCCATTCGGCTCGACAATTTGATTTTGTGGTGGAAGCCAGCGGCTCTGCCAGCGGATTGCAAACAGCGATTGATCTGGTCAAAGCGCGCGGCACGGTTTTGTTGAAATCCACGTTTCACGGCGGCGCAGTGCCAGTGAATACAGCGCGGATTGTCGTGGATGAAATCTCGCTTGTCGGTTCGCGCTGCGGACGATTTGAAGCGGCGCTCAACTTGCTTGAAACTGGCAAAGTGGATGTTGAGCCATTGATCGCGGATGTCTACAAACTGGAGAATGCCGTTGCGGCGATGTCTGAAGCGGCCAGACCAGGTAAACTGAAAGTTTTACTGACTACTGATTATTCTTAG
- a CDS encoding alpha/beta hydrolase → MYPAGNLFIPAPHGQLEAIYRPKTNQAEQVALVLHPHPLHGGTMHNKVVFRAAKALTESGFETLRFNFRGVGASTGKHDNGIGERDDARVALEYLLTDQPLAREVVVAGFSFGSIVGLNVGCVDARVHRLIGIGVPARLGQLECLYDCPKPTLFIHGADDIVAPLEPLEEFLAQLPASTNLRFVKIVGAGHFFDDQATELMQAIKDFVREPV, encoded by the coding sequence ATGTATCCTGCTGGCAATCTTTTTATTCCCGCGCCCCACGGACAGCTTGAGGCGATTTATCGTCCGAAAACCAACCAGGCGGAACAAGTCGCGTTGGTATTGCATCCGCATCCGCTGCATGGCGGCACGATGCACAACAAAGTCGTGTTTCGCGCGGCAAAGGCGTTGACCGAATCGGGTTTTGAAACCCTGCGATTTAACTTTCGCGGCGTTGGCGCAAGTACGGGCAAACACGACAATGGAATCGGCGAGCGGGACGATGCTCGCGTGGCGTTGGAGTATTTACTTACAGATCAGCCCCTGGCGCGCGAAGTAGTTGTTGCCGGATTTTCTTTTGGTTCGATTGTTGGGTTGAATGTGGGTTGCGTTGATGCGCGCGTTCATCGGCTGATCGGAATTGGCGTTCCGGCGCGATTGGGTCAACTGGAATGTTTGTACGATTGCCCCAAGCCAACACTATTCATTCATGGCGCGGATGACATCGTCGCTCCGCTGGAACCGTTGGAAGAATTCCTGGCTCAACTTCCCGCAAGTACCAATCTGCGGTTCGTGAAAATTGTTGGTGCGGGGCATTTTTTTGACGATCAAGCCACTGAGTTGATGCAGGCAATCAAAGATTTCGTTCGGGAACCAGTTTGA